In one Musa acuminata AAA Group cultivar baxijiao chromosome BXJ2-5, Cavendish_Baxijiao_AAA, whole genome shotgun sequence genomic region, the following are encoded:
- the LOC103986033 gene encoding squamosa promoter-binding-like protein 16 isoform X2: MDWDSKIPLWDLADLGRDADPSVGIGCGVGRRPSEVDCSVDLKLGGSGDFVPSHGWKDQPKVPTMAASSGASKRLPRNPGNGSQKAACSVDGCKADLSGCREYHRRHKVCEAHSKTPVVMVGGREQRFCQQCSRFHLLVEFDEVKRSCRRRLEGHNRRRRKPQPDSINSGSLFANHQGATFSSYPPIFPTATPEPNWPGAVKTEDTALYAHCLPSHGTNRNHNVLSTQSWSQEGRQFPFLQENKTTFSKITLGIPVGQPHLRTFMPSGNSCSGGKIFSDGSSEPIDSDCALSLLSAPTPSINTGLGQMVQIPAGQPHASSLHHCGLPHYLQASDDTAPSVFSCSGMEDDHAGIFLVSDANESEIHFPNVLHVGGEGSSVGTSQSLPFYWQC, encoded by the exons ATGGACTGGGACTCCAAGATCCCTCTATGGGATTTAGCAGACCTCGGCCGAGATGCCGATCCAAGCGTTGGCATCGGCTGCGGCGTGGGACGCCGGCCGAGCGAGGTGGACTGCTCGGTCGATCTGAAGCTTGGGGGATCTGGAGATTTTGTGCCGTCACATGGCTGGAAAGACCAACCTAAGGTGCCGACGATGGCGGCCTCGTCTGGTGCGTCGAAGAGGCTTCCCCGAAACCCTGGAAATGGCAGCCAGAAAGCGGCATGCTCGGTCGACGGGTGCAAGGCGGATTTGAGTGGTTGCAGGGAGTATCACAGGCGCCACAAGGTCTGCGAAGCCCATTCCAAGACGCCGGTGGTGATGGTCGGTGGGCGAGAGCAGCGTTTCTGCCAGCAGTGCAGCAG ATTCCATTTACTGGTGGAATTTGATGAAGTAAAACGAAGCTGTAGAAGACGTCTTGAAGGTCATAATAGACGTCGAAGGAAACCGCAGCCAGATTCCATAAACTCAGGGAGCTTGTTTGCAAATCATCAAG GGGCCACATTTTCTTCATATCCTCCAATATTTCCAACAGCTACACCAGAACCCAATTGGCCTGGAGCTGTCAAGACCGAAGACACTGCTCTCTATGCACATTGCCTGCCTTCTCATGGCACAAACAGAAACCATAATGTTCTCAGTACCCAAAGCTGGAGCCAAGAAGGAAGGCAGTTTCCTTTCTTGCAGGAGAACAAGACCACCTTCAGCAAAATAACACTAGGAATCCCAGTAGGCCAGCCACATCTCAGGACATTCATGCCGTCCGGTAACAGCTGCAGCGGCGGCAAGATATTCTCTGATGGATCATCTGAACCTATCGACTCCGAttgtgctctctctcttctgtcagcACCAACTCCGAGCATCAACACAGGCTTAGGCCAAATGGTTCAGATTCCTGCAGGTCAGCCTCATGCTTCAAGTTTGCACCATTGTGGTCTACCACATTACTTGCAGGCTTCCGACGACACAGCACCATCTGTGTTTTCATGTTCAGGGATGGAAGACGATCATGCGGGCATTTTTCTCGTCTCCGATGCTAATGAATCTGAGATACATTTCCCAAATGTACTTCATGTTGGGGGTGAAGGTTCATCGGTGGGGACATCTCAAAGTCTTCCATTTTATTGGCAGTGTTAG
- the LOC103986033 gene encoding squamosa promoter-binding-like protein 16 isoform X1, whose product MDWDSKIPLWDLADLGRDADPSVGIGCGVGRRPSEVDCSVDLKLGGSGDFVPSHGWKDQPKVPTMAASSGASKRLPRNPGNGSQKAACSVDGCKADLSGCREYHRRHKVCEAHSKTPVVMVGGREQRFCQQCSRFHLLVEFDEVKRSCRRRLEGHNRRRRKPQPDSINSGSLFANHQASWTGATFSSYPPIFPTATPEPNWPGAVKTEDTALYAHCLPSHGTNRNHNVLSTQSWSQEGRQFPFLQENKTTFSKITLGIPVGQPHLRTFMPSGNSCSGGKIFSDGSSEPIDSDCALSLLSAPTPSINTGLGQMVQIPAGQPHASSLHHCGLPHYLQASDDTAPSVFSCSGMEDDHAGIFLVSDANESEIHFPNVLHVGGEGSSVGTSQSLPFYWQC is encoded by the exons ATGGACTGGGACTCCAAGATCCCTCTATGGGATTTAGCAGACCTCGGCCGAGATGCCGATCCAAGCGTTGGCATCGGCTGCGGCGTGGGACGCCGGCCGAGCGAGGTGGACTGCTCGGTCGATCTGAAGCTTGGGGGATCTGGAGATTTTGTGCCGTCACATGGCTGGAAAGACCAACCTAAGGTGCCGACGATGGCGGCCTCGTCTGGTGCGTCGAAGAGGCTTCCCCGAAACCCTGGAAATGGCAGCCAGAAAGCGGCATGCTCGGTCGACGGGTGCAAGGCGGATTTGAGTGGTTGCAGGGAGTATCACAGGCGCCACAAGGTCTGCGAAGCCCATTCCAAGACGCCGGTGGTGATGGTCGGTGGGCGAGAGCAGCGTTTCTGCCAGCAGTGCAGCAG ATTCCATTTACTGGTGGAATTTGATGAAGTAAAACGAAGCTGTAGAAGACGTCTTGAAGGTCATAATAGACGTCGAAGGAAACCGCAGCCAGATTCCATAAACTCAGGGAGCTTGTTTGCAAATCATCAAG CTTCTTGGACAGGGGCCACATTTTCTTCATATCCTCCAATATTTCCAACAGCTACACCAGAACCCAATTGGCCTGGAGCTGTCAAGACCGAAGACACTGCTCTCTATGCACATTGCCTGCCTTCTCATGGCACAAACAGAAACCATAATGTTCTCAGTACCCAAAGCTGGAGCCAAGAAGGAAGGCAGTTTCCTTTCTTGCAGGAGAACAAGACCACCTTCAGCAAAATAACACTAGGAATCCCAGTAGGCCAGCCACATCTCAGGACATTCATGCCGTCCGGTAACAGCTGCAGCGGCGGCAAGATATTCTCTGATGGATCATCTGAACCTATCGACTCCGAttgtgctctctctcttctgtcagcACCAACTCCGAGCATCAACACAGGCTTAGGCCAAATGGTTCAGATTCCTGCAGGTCAGCCTCATGCTTCAAGTTTGCACCATTGTGGTCTACCACATTACTTGCAGGCTTCCGACGACACAGCACCATCTGTGTTTTCATGTTCAGGGATGGAAGACGATCATGCGGGCATTTTTCTCGTCTCCGATGCTAATGAATCTGAGATACATTTCCCAAATGTACTTCATGTTGGGGGTGAAGGTTCATCGGTGGGGACATCTCAAAGTCTTCCATTTTATTGGCAGTGTTAG
- the LOC135612995 gene encoding uncharacterized protein LOC135612995, which produces MSTDWGPVIVAVILFILLSPGLLFQLPARSRVVEFGNMSTSGISILVHSILFFCLLTILVIAIGIHIHAA; this is translated from the coding sequence ATGTCCACCGACTGGGGGCCGGTGATCGTCGCAGTGATCCTCTTCATCCTGCTGTCTCCGGGCCTCCTGTTCCAGCTGCCCGCAAGGTCTCGAGTGGTGGAGTTTGGGAACATGAGTACCAGCGGCATCTCGATTCTTGTTCACAGCATCCTCTTCTTTTGCTTGCTAACCATCTTGGTCATTGCCATCGGCATACACATCCACGCAGCTTGA
- the LOC103986033 gene encoding squamosa promoter-binding-like protein 16 isoform X3 has product MDWDSKIPLWDLADLGRDADPSVGIGCGVGRRPSEVDCSVDLKLGGSGDFVPSHGWKDQPKVPTMAASSGASKRLPRNPGNGSQKAACSVDGCKADLSGCREYHRRHKVCEAHSKTPVVMVGGREQRFCQQCSRFHLLVEFDEVKRSCRRRLEGHNRRRRKPQPDSINSGSLFANHQASWTGATFSSYPPIFPTATPEPNWPGAVKTEDTALYAHCLPSHGTNRNHNVLSTQSWSQEGRQFPFLQENKTTFSKITLGIPVGQPHLRTFMPSGNSCSGGKIFSDGSSEPIDSDCALSLLSAPTPSINTGLGQMVQIPAGMEDDHAGIFLVSDANESEIHFPNVLHVGGEGSSVGTSQSLPFYWQC; this is encoded by the exons ATGGACTGGGACTCCAAGATCCCTCTATGGGATTTAGCAGACCTCGGCCGAGATGCCGATCCAAGCGTTGGCATCGGCTGCGGCGTGGGACGCCGGCCGAGCGAGGTGGACTGCTCGGTCGATCTGAAGCTTGGGGGATCTGGAGATTTTGTGCCGTCACATGGCTGGAAAGACCAACCTAAGGTGCCGACGATGGCGGCCTCGTCTGGTGCGTCGAAGAGGCTTCCCCGAAACCCTGGAAATGGCAGCCAGAAAGCGGCATGCTCGGTCGACGGGTGCAAGGCGGATTTGAGTGGTTGCAGGGAGTATCACAGGCGCCACAAGGTCTGCGAAGCCCATTCCAAGACGCCGGTGGTGATGGTCGGTGGGCGAGAGCAGCGTTTCTGCCAGCAGTGCAGCAG ATTCCATTTACTGGTGGAATTTGATGAAGTAAAACGAAGCTGTAGAAGACGTCTTGAAGGTCATAATAGACGTCGAAGGAAACCGCAGCCAGATTCCATAAACTCAGGGAGCTTGTTTGCAAATCATCAAG CTTCTTGGACAGGGGCCACATTTTCTTCATATCCTCCAATATTTCCAACAGCTACACCAGAACCCAATTGGCCTGGAGCTGTCAAGACCGAAGACACTGCTCTCTATGCACATTGCCTGCCTTCTCATGGCACAAACAGAAACCATAATGTTCTCAGTACCCAAAGCTGGAGCCAAGAAGGAAGGCAGTTTCCTTTCTTGCAGGAGAACAAGACCACCTTCAGCAAAATAACACTAGGAATCCCAGTAGGCCAGCCACATCTCAGGACATTCATGCCGTCCGGTAACAGCTGCAGCGGCGGCAAGATATTCTCTGATGGATCATCTGAACCTATCGACTCCGAttgtgctctctctcttctgtcagcACCAACTCCGAGCATCAACACAGGCTTAGGCCAAATGGTTCAGATTCCTGCAG GGATGGAAGACGATCATGCGGGCATTTTTCTCGTCTCCGATGCTAATGAATCTGAGATACATTTCCCAAATGTACTTCATGTTGGGGGTGAAGGTTCATCGGTGGGGACATCTCAAAGTCTTCCATTTTATTGGCAGTGTTAG